A single region of the Streptomyces virginiae genome encodes:
- a CDS encoding low molecular weight protein-tyrosine-phosphatase, with protein sequence MYRVCFVCTGNICRSPMAESVFRAHVAADGLAALVEVDSAGTGGWHEGDGADPRTVSVLEAAGYEQDHRARQFRSSWFARLDLVIALDAGHLRDLRALAPTAQDAAKVRLLRSYDPAASAAETDVPDPYYGPLDGFEECLELVEAASPGLLDAVRTAVKEPTP encoded by the coding sequence ATGTACCGCGTCTGCTTCGTCTGCACGGGCAACATATGCCGCTCCCCCATGGCCGAGTCGGTCTTCCGCGCCCATGTGGCGGCGGACGGACTCGCCGCCCTGGTCGAGGTGGACAGCGCCGGCACCGGCGGCTGGCACGAGGGGGACGGCGCCGATCCGCGCACCGTCTCCGTCCTGGAGGCGGCCGGCTACGAGCAGGACCACCGGGCCCGCCAGTTCCGGTCCTCCTGGTTCGCGCGCCTGGACCTCGTCATCGCGCTCGACGCCGGGCATCTGCGGGACCTCCGGGCACTCGCGCCCACCGCGCAGGACGCCGCGAAGGTGCGGCTGCTGCGGTCCTACGATCCGGCGGCCTCGGCCGCCGAGACCGACGTACCGGATCCCTACTACGGGCCGCTCGACGGGTTCGAGGAGTGCCTGGAGCTGGTCGAGGCCGCGAGCCCCGGCCTGCTGGATGCCGTACGCACCGCCGTGAAGGAGCCCACCCCATGA
- a CDS encoding phage holin family protein yields MTNFVVKTLANAAALAVAIWLLSGITLDDGSSTGRRALTLILVALVFGLVNLLVKPLVKLLSLPLFVLTLGLFTLVVNALMLLLTSWLASKLDLSFHVDGFWTALLGGLIISIVSWAMNMVLPDKN; encoded by the coding sequence ATGACGAATTTCGTAGTCAAGACGCTCGCCAACGCGGCGGCCCTGGCCGTCGCCATCTGGCTGCTTTCCGGCATCACCCTCGACGACGGCAGCAGCACGGGTCGACGGGCGCTCACCCTGATCCTGGTCGCGCTGGTCTTCGGCCTCGTCAACCTGCTCGTCAAGCCGTTGGTGAAGCTGCTCTCGCTGCCGCTTTTCGTTCTCACCCTCGGCCTGTTCACCCTCGTGGTGAACGCCTTGATGCTGCTGCTGACCTCGTGGCTGGCCTCGAAGCTCGATCTCAGCTTCCATGTCGACGGCTTCTGGACCGCCCTCCTCGGCGGCCTGATCATTTCCATCGTCTCCTGGGCCATGAACATGGTCCTGCCCGACAAGAACTGA